The Pantoea nemavictus genome includes a region encoding these proteins:
- a CDS encoding sugar ABC transporter ATP-binding protein: MSDEIILQANQMSMLFPGTLALDRVDYRVWRGKVNVIIGENGAGKSTLMKILAGVQQPTSGEMFLNGQKVAFSSTRDAARHGIGMVHQELNLFENLSVAENIFLGREIQHGIRPINEAEQKRRTAALMQRLDQPISPDEKVGNLKVGQQQLVEIAKALAEDADILILDEPTSALSKTEVEILFRVIRELTRQGVSIIYISHRLEELMAIGDVITILRDGRFQAEAQVSDIDVPWIVHEMLGSDPVNTFLPPNRQFGAPVLEAEHITCVSPNGNTLVDDVSFQVRSGEIVGIYGLMGAGRTELFECLLGTQRSYLGKLWLDSKPLPTRLPTAERIRMGMSLVPEDRKRSGIFPISSVASNLTIASLWRRLSHRTVISEQAEREVVASTVGNLAIKISSPDVAISALSGGNQQKVVIGRSLLTNPRLLLLDEPSRGIDVGAKAEVFRMMVKLSEQGIAVVFSTSDLKEIMAVADRIMVMSGGKLTADLPRAEAEEAALVKASAQGF, encoded by the coding sequence ATGAGCGACGAGATTATTCTGCAGGCCAATCAGATGTCGATGCTGTTTCCCGGCACGTTAGCCTTGGATCGCGTGGATTACCGCGTATGGCGCGGTAAAGTCAACGTCATCATCGGCGAGAACGGGGCGGGTAAATCGACGCTCATGAAGATTCTCGCCGGCGTGCAGCAGCCGACCAGTGGCGAGATGTTTCTTAACGGACAAAAAGTGGCGTTCAGCAGCACGCGTGACGCCGCGCGCCACGGCATCGGCATGGTGCATCAGGAACTTAACCTGTTCGAAAACCTTAGCGTGGCAGAGAACATTTTTCTCGGTCGCGAAATTCAGCACGGCATACGTCCGATCAACGAAGCTGAGCAGAAGCGCCGCACCGCCGCGCTGATGCAGCGCCTCGACCAACCCATTTCACCGGATGAGAAGGTCGGCAACCTCAAAGTCGGCCAGCAGCAGCTGGTGGAGATCGCCAAAGCGCTGGCGGAAGATGCCGACATTTTAATCCTTGATGAACCCACCTCGGCACTGAGCAAAACCGAAGTGGAGATCCTGTTTCGGGTGATCCGCGAACTGACGCGCCAGGGCGTTTCCATCATCTACATCTCGCATCGGCTGGAGGAGCTGATGGCGATTGGCGATGTCATCACCATTCTGCGCGACGGCCGTTTTCAGGCTGAAGCCCAGGTGAGCGATATCGACGTACCGTGGATCGTGCATGAAATGCTCGGCAGCGATCCGGTTAACACCTTCCTGCCACCGAACCGGCAGTTTGGCGCGCCGGTGCTGGAAGCCGAACACATCACCTGCGTCAGCCCGAACGGCAACACGCTGGTCGATGACGTCAGTTTTCAGGTGCGTTCCGGCGAAATTGTCGGCATTTACGGCTTAATGGGCGCCGGTCGTACCGAGCTGTTTGAGTGCTTGCTCGGCACCCAGCGCAGCTATCTAGGCAAACTGTGGCTTGACAGTAAACCGCTGCCGACGCGGCTTCCCACCGCGGAACGTATTCGCATGGGCATGAGTTTGGTACCGGAAGATCGCAAACGCTCAGGCATTTTTCCCATCTCGTCGGTGGCGAGCAACCTGACCATCGCCAGTCTGTGGCGGCGCTTATCCCATCGTACGGTGATCTCTGAGCAGGCCGAACGCGAGGTGGTGGCCAGCACGGTGGGCAATCTGGCCATCAAAATCTCCTCGCCGGACGTCGCCATCAGCGCGTTAAGCGGCGGCAATCAGCAAAAGGTGGTGATTGGCCGTTCGCTGCTGACCAACCCGCGTTTGCTGCTGCTGGATGAGCCGAGTCGCGGTATCGACGTTGGCGCCAAAGCGGAAGTGTTCCGCATGATGGTGAAGCTGTCGGAGCAGGGGATTGCGGTGGTGTTCTCAACCTCTGACCTGAAAGAAATCATGGCCGTTGCCGACCGCATCATGGTGATGTCCGGTGGCAAATTGACTGCTGACCTGCCGCGCGCTGAAGCGGAAGAGGCGGCGCTGGTTAAAGCAAGCGCACAAGGGTTCTGA
- a CDS encoding ABC transporter permease, whose translation MKNNGALALSTPGKAFNSRESLILLLLKLRTFIALFLIVGFFAITVPDFLAVGSMVIMVKHIAINAFLALGITFVIITAGIDLSIGATLGLCGMIAGWLITKGIVLPMFGIAIFPSVWVIVPIVLLIGGVIGAANGWIITRYNVAPFICTLGTMYILRGTAMLTSGGETFPGLQGNEMLGNTGFDKIGAGYFLGLPWAIWMMVLLALVIAYVARRLPFGRQVYAIGDNERAAELSGVKVKSVKIWVYAISGFCAAIAGIVVSSQLVASHPANGTSFEMNAIAAVVLGGTSLAGGRGTILGTLIGAFVIGFLADGLIMMGVSEFWQMVIKGIVIIVAVIIDQMQSRMQQKAAVVAQKALIEEGASPAKS comes from the coding sequence ATGAAAAACAACGGCGCGCTCGCGCTCTCAACGCCGGGCAAAGCGTTTAACTCACGCGAAAGCCTGATTCTGCTGCTGTTAAAACTGCGTACCTTTATTGCGCTGTTCCTGATTGTCGGTTTCTTTGCCATTACCGTGCCGGATTTCCTCGCGGTCGGCAGCATGGTGATCATGGTGAAACACATCGCCATTAACGCCTTTCTCGCGCTCGGCATCACCTTTGTCATTATCACTGCGGGCATCGATCTCTCCATCGGCGCTACGCTCGGCCTGTGCGGCATGATTGCCGGCTGGCTAATCACCAAAGGCATTGTGCTGCCGATGTTCGGCATCGCCATCTTCCCCAGCGTGTGGGTGATCGTGCCGATTGTATTGCTGATTGGCGGAGTGATAGGCGCGGCGAATGGCTGGATCATCACCCGCTATAACGTGGCGCCGTTCATCTGCACGCTCGGCACCATGTACATCCTGCGCGGCACCGCGATGCTTACTTCGGGGGGCGAAACCTTTCCCGGCTTGCAGGGCAATGAAATGCTCGGTAACACCGGATTTGACAAGATCGGCGCCGGCTATTTTCTCGGCTTGCCGTGGGCCATCTGGATGATGGTGCTGCTGGCGCTGGTGATCGCGTACGTTGCGCGGCGCCTGCCGTTTGGCCGCCAGGTTTATGCCATTGGCGATAACGAACGCGCGGCGGAACTCTCGGGCGTGAAGGTGAAGTCGGTAAAAATCTGGGTATACGCCATTTCCGGTTTCTGCGCGGCAATTGCCGGCATCGTGGTCTCTTCACAGTTGGTGGCCAGCCATCCGGCGAACGGTACCTCATTCGAAATGAACGCCATCGCTGCGGTGGTGCTGGGCGGCACGTCGCTGGCCGGTGGACGCGGCACCATCCTCGGTACGCTAATTGGCGCTTTCGTCATCGGTTTCCTCGCCGACGGATTAATCATGATGGGGGTGAGCGAGTTCTGGCAGATGGTGATCAAAGGCATTGTGATTATTGTGGCGGTGATCATCGATCAGATGCAGAGCCGCATGCAGCAGAAAGCGGCGGTGGTGGCGCAGAAAGCGCTGATTGAGGAGGGCGCTAGCCCGGCAAAAAGTTAA
- a CDS encoding transketolase: protein MNPFKYSVADLAAKARAVRRRIIQLNAGSPAGGHTGADLSQVEILTALYFRILNCAPDRTNDPQRDIYIQSKGHAVGGYYCVLAEAGYFPTEWLPTYQHADSHLPGHPVRQKTPGVELNTGALGHGLPVAVGIALAAKKDNSDRRIFVVTGDGELAEGSNWEAALVAAHYGLDNLVIINDKNKLQLAGHTRDIMNTDPLPEKWRAFGLEVSECNGNDMAAVVEAIETLPRNGGKPQVIVAHTEKGFGISFIQGKPEWHHRVPKGEEIELALEELKDE, encoded by the coding sequence ATGAATCCTTTCAAATATTCGGTAGCGGATCTGGCCGCCAAAGCGCGCGCTGTGCGCCGTCGCATCATCCAGCTTAACGCTGGGAGCCCGGCTGGTGGGCACACCGGTGCCGATCTCTCCCAGGTAGAGATTCTCACCGCGCTCTATTTCCGCATTCTTAACTGCGCGCCGGATCGCACCAACGATCCGCAACGCGACATCTATATCCAGTCGAAAGGCCATGCCGTCGGCGGTTATTACTGCGTGCTAGCGGAAGCGGGCTATTTCCCTACCGAATGGCTGCCGACGTATCAGCATGCTGATTCACATCTGCCGGGCCATCCGGTACGACAGAAAACGCCGGGGGTTGAACTGAACACCGGTGCGCTGGGGCACGGATTACCGGTCGCCGTCGGCATTGCGCTGGCGGCGAAAAAAGATAACAGCGACCGCCGCATTTTTGTCGTCACCGGCGACGGTGAACTGGCGGAAGGCAGTAACTGGGAAGCCGCGCTGGTGGCGGCGCATTACGGCCTCGATAACCTGGTCATTATCAACGATAAGAACAAGCTGCAGCTGGCAGGCCACACGCGCGACATCATGAACACCGATCCGCTGCCGGAAAAATGGCGCGCCTTTGGTCTGGAGGTGAGCGAATGTAATGGCAATGACATGGCTGCCGTAGTTGAGGCCATTGAAACGCTGCCACGGAACGGCGGCAAACCGCAGGTCATTGTGGCGCACACCGAAAAAGGCTTCGGCATCTCCTTTATTCAGGGCAAGCCCGAGTGGCATCACCGTGTGCCGAAAG